A stretch of the Vulcanisaeta souniana JCM 11219 genome encodes the following:
- a CDS encoding translation initiation factor IF-2 subunit gamma, with protein MSRYIYPDAIIATAGHVDHGKTTLVHALSGVWVARYSEEIKRAMTVKLGYITIGLYECQSMEGEFRIISDGLLKDGKCPNGDEPVLKRKVSILDVPGHEVLISTMISGISYIDAAMLVVDASMPVPQPQTEEHFTALTIMGLNKLIVAQNKLDLVSKEQALDNYKQIKRFLGNTWAKNSPIIPVSSLHRINIEAISSLIDQLVPPREVSSGDFRMLVLRSFNVNKPGTTPDKLIGGVLGGTVTKGSAKVGDEIEIRPGLKLGNKYEPIITKIVSIAIGNEYIEEARPGGLVGIGTELDPALTKADSLVGSVVGKPGTLPPVWSEMTLEFSRIEMPSNSSLKDVTFKPKDIVMIHVGSAAVMGIVKGFHGGKLDVTLRKAVSTEQSSKVVITKQVNNRWRIVGYGILKDGNVVLE; from the coding sequence ATGAGCAGGTATATTTACCCAGATGCAATTATTGCGACTGCTGGTCATGTGGATCATGGAAAAACAACCCTAGTTCATGCCTTGAGCGGCGTCTGGGTTGCTAGGTATAGTGAGGAGATTAAGAGGGCTATGACTGTTAAGCTTGGTTACATAACCATTGGTCTTTACGAGTGCCAATCAATGGAGGGCGAGTTTAGGATAATTAGTGATGGCTTACTTAAGGATGGTAAGTGCCCTAACGGTGATGAACCAGTACTAAAGAGGAAGGTATCGATACTTGATGTGCCTGGGCACGAGGTTCTAATAAGCACCATGATATCCGGGATCTCGTATATTGATGCTGCGATGCTTGTGGTGGACGCCTCAATGCCCGTACCTCAGCCCCAGACCGAGGAGCACTTCACTGCATTAACAATAATGGGCCTTAATAAATTGATAGTTGCTCAAAACAAACTCGATTTGGTAAGCAAGGAGCAAGCCCTTGATAATTATAAGCAGATCAAGCGATTTTTAGGCAATACTTGGGCTAAGAACTCACCCATAATACCTGTCTCATCACTACATAGGATCAATATTGAGGCCATATCATCATTAATTGATCAATTAGTACCCCCAAGGGAAGTCTCTAGCGGTGACTTTAGGATGCTCGTACTCAGGAGCTTCAACGTCAATAAACCAGGCACTACACCGGATAAGTTAATTGGTGGTGTACTTGGTGGCACAGTAACAAAGGGCTCCGCAAAGGTCGGTGATGAGATCGAGATAAGACCAGGATTAAAATTGGGTAATAAGTATGAACCAATAATCACGAAAATAGTCAGTATAGCCATTGGTAATGAATATATCGAGGAAGCCAGACCCGGTGGCCTCGTGGGTATAGGCACTGAGCTTGACCCAGCCCTGACCAAAGCGGACTCCCTCGTGGGTAGTGTCGTTGGTAAGCCAGGCACATTACCGCCAGTATGGAGCGAAATGACCCTTGAGTTTAGCAGGATCGAAATGCCGAGCAACTCATCCCTGAAGGACGTGACATTTAAACCTAAGGACATAGTCATGATACACGTGGGTTCAGCAGCGGTAATGGGGATAGTCAAGGGCTTTCATGGTGGTAAACTCGATGTTACCTTGAGGAAGGCAGTCTCGACAGAACAAAGCTCTAAGGTTGTTATCACGAAGCAGGTCAACAATAGGTGGAGGATCGTGGGTTACGGAATACTTAAAGACGGTAATGTAGTACTTGAGTGA
- the pyk gene encoding pyruvate kinase: MIVSRVKIVATIGPASEKTDVLRELIKYVDGVRINFSHGNTEEWRTRVMNVREFRNDITVLGDLRGPGIRTGGMKPITISTGDSVEFRLDDKSDGGFVPVPNSSFFRVITIDDIIVMNDGRLRLRVEKVSGNRAVLTALTSGTIMQEKAIVIKGKDYPIPILDDYDREALKFAVSIGMDYVGVSHVRSSDDIEEVRAELRRIGGDWVRLVAKIEGPDAVRNMKDVVCASDYVMVARGDLGMHFDLEEIPRIQSSIIKESQKCGKPVMVATQLLESMIEQPVPTRAEVVDITNAVMEGVDSLLLTGETAVGKYPIEAVQWLRRVAGEYEGEVRIDREVMANLTDRLALGIVQLAEDIGAKIVIYSRGGRFVEAISRYRPKVPTYVGVSDERILRRLRLYWGVEPIIIGDIKDYDEGERETLNQLIRSGSIAKGDLVLLTHGVIDTYNDYSIRILRI; the protein is encoded by the coding sequence ATGATCGTGAGTAGGGTAAAGATCGTTGCAACAATTGGCCCCGCCTCGGAGAAAACCGATGTACTGAGGGAACTCATTAAGTATGTTGATGGAGTTAGGATAAACTTCTCGCATGGTAACACTGAGGAATGGAGGACCAGGGTAATGAACGTCAGGGAATTTAGGAACGACATCACGGTGCTAGGCGATTTAAGAGGACCAGGCATTAGGACCGGGGGCATGAAACCCATCACGATCAGTACAGGTGATTCTGTTGAGTTTAGGCTTGATGATAAGTCCGACGGTGGCTTTGTACCTGTACCCAATTCCTCATTCTTTAGGGTAATAACGATCGATGACATAATAGTCATGAATGACGGCAGGCTAAGACTACGTGTCGAAAAGGTTTCTGGAAATAGGGCAGTCCTTACGGCATTAACCTCAGGAACCATAATGCAGGAAAAGGCTATAGTAATTAAGGGTAAGGATTACCCAATACCAATACTTGATGATTATGATAGGGAGGCCCTCAAGTTTGCCGTGAGCATTGGCATGGATTACGTCGGCGTGAGCCATGTCAGGAGCTCTGATGACATAGAGGAAGTCAGGGCGGAATTAAGGAGGATTGGCGGTGATTGGGTAAGGCTTGTGGCTAAGATTGAGGGCCCCGACGCCGTTAGGAACATGAAGGATGTCGTTTGTGCAAGTGATTACGTGATGGTGGCTAGGGGTGACCTTGGGATGCACTTTGACCTGGAGGAAATACCGAGAATACAAAGCTCAATAATTAAGGAATCACAGAAGTGCGGTAAACCCGTGATGGTTGCCACACAGTTATTGGAGTCCATGATCGAACAACCGGTACCCACTAGGGCCGAGGTCGTGGATATAACGAACGCTGTAATGGAGGGCGTGGACTCATTATTACTGACTGGCGAAACCGCAGTGGGTAAGTACCCCATTGAAGCCGTGCAGTGGTTGAGAAGGGTTGCCGGTGAGTATGAGGGTGAGGTGCGCATTGATAGGGAAGTCATGGCAAATTTAACTGATAGGCTTGCCCTGGGTATCGTGCAGTTGGCTGAGGACATTGGGGCGAAGATAGTCATTTACTCGAGGGGTGGCAGGTTCGTTGAGGCAATATCCAGGTATAGACCCAAGGTACCCACATACGTTGGTGTTAGTGATGAGAGGATACTCAGGAGGTTAAGGCTTTATTGGGGTGTGGAACCAATAATCATTGGTGACATTAAGGATTATGATGAGGGTGAACGGGAAACCCTGAATCAATTAATAAGGAGCGGTTCAATTGCTAAGGGTGACCTTGTCCTCTTGACCCATGGAGTCATAGACACGTATAATGACTATAGTATCAGGATCCTCAGGATCTAA
- a CDS encoding PD-(D/E)XK nuclease family protein, whose translation MPRLDVAPRIELRGDSAVLQWGNEEFEIPKLKHGVLFLMSGYVGSQIHGCEYKLHLDYMRGRIVNDGIIDGLQEHSRQLGVNEEGLGLELGWNPVLVNRGEEGIYFFNSKMNNWIGHADFGKPFIQEASLVIVKRNVPILGLPDLIINLDSRPTYIVELKTTSNPANLRTIRGREALQCESYFHMMNYLGFKPRGAAIIKVVRGSKFRIIDNIDLIIKHLENGEGSVQLMRYVTIHRIRVREFNDFLRDVDYALEYWLGLRNPKASPNRGLCSFCEHRRYCPYSVAR comes from the coding sequence TTGCCTAGGCTTGATGTCGCTCCACGTATAGAGCTACGGGGAGATTCAGCAGTGCTTCAATGGGGGAACGAGGAATTTGAAATACCTAAACTCAAGCACGGCGTACTATTTCTAATGAGTGGTTATGTGGGTTCGCAAATCCATGGCTGCGAGTATAAACTACACCTTGATTATATGAGGGGTAGGATTGTTAATGATGGCATAATTGATGGTCTACAGGAACATTCAAGGCAACTTGGGGTGAATGAGGAGGGGCTTGGACTTGAGCTTGGTTGGAACCCAGTCTTAGTGAACCGCGGCGAGGAGGGCATTTACTTCTTTAACTCTAAAATGAATAACTGGATTGGTCATGCAGATTTTGGAAAACCGTTTATCCAGGAGGCATCACTTGTAATTGTTAAGAGGAATGTGCCAATACTTGGTCTTCCCGACCTAATAATAAACCTCGATAGTAGGCCTACGTACATAGTGGAATTAAAGACTACGAGTAATCCAGCGAACCTAAGGACCATTAGGGGTAGGGAAGCATTACAGTGCGAGTCCTATTTTCACATGATGAATTACCTGGGGTTTAAACCACGGGGCGCCGCCATTATAAAGGTCGTTAGGGGTTCAAAGTTCCGAATAATTGATAATATCGACTTAATAATTAAACACCTAGAAAATGGTGAGGGTTCCGTTCAGTTGATGAGGTATGTTACTATTCACAGGATTAGGGTTAGGGAATTCAACGACTTTCTTAGGGATGTGGATTACGCACTTGAGTATTGGCTCGGGCTTAGAAACCCGAAGGCATCACCGAATAGGGGTCTTTGTTCCTTTTGCGAGCATAGGAGGTATTGCCCATACAGCGTTGCTAGGTGA
- a CDS encoding CBS domain-containing protein encodes MSFTVDKIIRRESLTINGNASIKDAINTMSRENVGLLVIVNDAGKPIGVVSERDIIRALARGKDLNTKVTEVGVVGKLVTVSPRDSIYKAASLMNDHKIRHLVVMDGDKLRGVISIRDIISEERVVSRLAELAETKTIDTEISGAD; translated from the coding sequence ATGAGCTTTACTGTTGACAAAATAATAAGGAGGGAGTCACTAACAATAAATGGAAACGCCAGCATTAAAGATGCGATTAATACGATGAGTAGGGAGAATGTTGGGTTACTTGTTATTGTTAATGACGCCGGTAAACCAATCGGAGTTGTCTCCGAGAGGGATATAATCAGGGCATTGGCCCGTGGTAAGGACCTAAATACTAAGGTTACCGAGGTCGGTGTGGTGGGAAAGCTAGTAACGGTAAGCCCCAGGGACAGCATTTACAAGGCTGCATCACTGATGAACGACCACAAAATAAGGCATTTAGTGGTCATGGATGGGGATAAATTACGTGGCGTTATCTCCATTAGGGACATAATTAGTGAGGAGAGGGTTGTTTCGAGGCTGGCTGAGTTAGCTGAGACCAAGACCATTGACACTGAGATTAGCGGCGCTGACTGA
- the leuS gene encoding leucine--tRNA ligase: protein MEEFKSKVEELYGDFLREIREIEKKWQREWYGNGIFNADPRPNKPKYFITVPYPYVSGSPHIGHGRTFTIGDIIARYKRARGFNVLFPIAWHITGTPIQSVADRIMKGDPEDIKLYSWYVSLYVDDPNKVKEILSTFTNPWNIAQFFASVYIRDFMSMGYSMDFRRQFTTGDPDYNAFIIWQYHKLREAGYITQGSHVVLYSPDENQAVGEHDIRGGDEITIDILEFNLVKFKLEGSDEYLVAATLRPETIYGVTNVWIHPSIDYVIASINGERWVVSKPAAWKLSYQGYDVKVVGSIRGEELIGKYVVAPLINRRVPILPASFVDENTGTGIVYSVPAHAPYDYVALMDLKKDEKTLSRYGIKELVESIEPISIIKLPNYGKYPAKDVIEKLGVKDQNDREKLDEATRIVYREEFYSGTMKENTLFPGLSVDEARERTIRALSGQGAWGKMYELEPRKVLTRSGNLVIAAVIKDQWFLNYGNPEWKTKAFKCLNTMKIIPERYRKNFENVFNWLSMRPCARKRGLGTRLPWDPDWIIESLSDSTIYMAYYTIAHRIKSSGLDKRLGEFAKRVIESKGTDSEALNAIMTFFDYILLGKGDPGNVAELFGTDREFIEDMRKEFDYWYPVDERHSGPDLIGSHLSFFVFHHVAIFPERHWPRSMTFNEYVIREGMKMSRSLGNVLPLPYVPKYYGTDLTRLYLASVTDLDTTLDWREDDVASTAGRLMRFWGLVNDIIKEGKPSREIDIKHLSIVTQWLISKVNKTVRDSAIDMENENIRGYSLKAFFDMLSSVEKYLDVANAIGINRDEIRWVLWYVIERWVKLLQPVIPHMAEELWHRMGNNTFVSLEPWPEYDEALINDELDIALDLVEKAIDDVQEILRVTKIAPRAVHLYVGPSSEYYQVVNGAIRLINEGKTMGETIRAIVSNPEYRRMADRVANLVSKVIDGTIPRKIVSRDMELRVFRELSGYIKSRINTDVVVQDATNPTYDPSNKARSSLPGRPAIYVEAVK, encoded by the coding sequence ATGGAGGAATTTAAGTCAAAGGTTGAAGAGTTATATGGTGATTTCCTGAGGGAGATCAGGGAAATTGAAAAGAAATGGCAAAGGGAATGGTACGGGAATGGCATCTTTAATGCCGATCCAAGACCTAATAAGCCTAAGTACTTCATTACCGTGCCGTACCCATACGTATCGGGTTCGCCACACATTGGTCATGGCAGGACATTCACGATAGGCGACATAATAGCCAGGTATAAGAGGGCCAGGGGTTTTAACGTCTTATTCCCAATAGCATGGCACATTACCGGGACACCAATACAGTCCGTGGCTGATAGGATTATGAAGGGTGACCCGGAGGATATAAAGCTGTATTCCTGGTACGTGAGCCTATACGTAGATGACCCGAACAAGGTTAAGGAGATACTGAGTACATTTACGAATCCCTGGAACATAGCCCAGTTCTTCGCCTCAGTATATATCAGGGATTTCATGTCCATGGGCTACTCAATGGACTTTAGGAGACAATTCACAACTGGTGACCCGGACTATAATGCATTCATTATTTGGCAGTACCACAAGTTGAGGGAGGCTGGTTATATAACACAGGGTAGTCATGTGGTGCTTTACTCACCTGATGAGAACCAGGCAGTGGGTGAACATGATATTAGGGGTGGGGATGAAATAACCATAGACATACTGGAATTCAACTTAGTGAAGTTCAAGCTAGAGGGTTCTGATGAGTACCTGGTTGCAGCTACGTTAAGGCCTGAGACCATTTACGGTGTCACGAATGTGTGGATCCACCCGAGCATTGACTATGTAATTGCCAGCATCAATGGCGAAAGGTGGGTAGTATCAAAACCAGCGGCTTGGAAATTAAGCTATCAGGGCTATGATGTTAAGGTTGTCGGCTCAATACGCGGCGAGGAATTAATAGGTAAGTACGTGGTGGCCCCGCTCATTAATAGGAGGGTGCCTATACTACCTGCGTCCTTTGTCGATGAGAACACGGGCACCGGCATTGTCTATAGTGTGCCTGCCCACGCGCCATACGACTATGTAGCCCTAATGGACCTCAAGAAGGATGAAAAAACGTTGAGTAGGTACGGCATTAAGGAGCTGGTTGAGTCCATAGAGCCCATAAGCATCATTAAATTACCGAATTATGGTAAGTACCCGGCTAAGGACGTAATTGAGAAGCTCGGTGTTAAGGATCAGAACGATAGGGAGAAGCTTGATGAGGCAACCAGGATTGTGTATAGGGAGGAGTTCTACAGTGGTACCATGAAGGAGAACACGCTATTTCCTGGGTTAAGTGTTGATGAGGCCAGGGAGAGGACGATAAGGGCACTGAGTGGGCAGGGTGCGTGGGGTAAGATGTATGAATTGGAACCTAGGAAGGTACTTACAAGAAGCGGCAACCTTGTAATTGCCGCGGTAATTAAGGACCAGTGGTTCCTCAATTATGGAAATCCCGAGTGGAAGACCAAGGCGTTTAAGTGCCTGAATACCATGAAGATAATACCCGAGAGGTACAGAAAGAACTTTGAGAATGTCTTTAATTGGTTATCCATGAGGCCGTGCGCCAGAAAAAGAGGGCTAGGTACTAGACTGCCCTGGGACCCTGACTGGATCATTGAGTCCTTAAGTGACTCAACTATATATATGGCCTATTACACAATTGCACACAGGATTAAATCAAGCGGTCTCGATAAAAGGCTTGGCGAATTTGCCAAGCGCGTAATAGAGAGCAAGGGAACAGATAGTGAGGCGCTGAACGCAATAATGACCTTCTTCGATTACATACTCCTAGGCAAGGGCGACCCAGGTAATGTTGCCGAGTTATTTGGTACTGACAGGGAGTTCATTGAAGACATGAGAAAGGAATTTGATTATTGGTACCCTGTTGATGAGAGACATAGCGGGCCTGACTTGATTGGCAGTCACCTAAGCTTCTTTGTGTTTCACCATGTGGCGATATTCCCAGAGAGACATTGGCCGAGGTCAATGACCTTCAATGAGTACGTTATTAGGGAGGGCATGAAAATGAGCAGGTCGCTAGGCAACGTCCTTCCATTACCCTATGTACCCAAGTACTACGGTACTGACCTAACCAGGTTATACCTGGCCTCCGTCACTGATTTAGATACGACACTTGATTGGAGGGAGGACGATGTAGCTAGCACAGCAGGTAGATTAATGAGGTTCTGGGGTCTCGTTAATGACATAATTAAGGAGGGCAAGCCGTCAAGGGAGATTGACATTAAGCATTTATCGATAGTTACACAGTGGTTAATTTCCAAGGTGAATAAGACAGTGCGTGATTCGGCCATTGATATGGAAAACGAGAATATAAGAGGTTACTCGCTTAAGGCGTTTTTCGACATGCTCTCATCTGTTGAGAAATACCTGGACGTCGCCAATGCTATAGGTATTAACAGAGATGAGATAAGGTGGGTTCTTTGGTATGTCATTGAACGTTGGGTTAAATTACTGCAACCAGTCATACCACACATGGCCGAGGAGCTTTGGCATAGAATGGGCAATAACACTTTCGTTTCACTTGAACCCTGGCCTGAGTATGACGAAGCGTTAATAAACGATGAGTTAGATATAGCACTGGACCTAGTTGAGAAGGCTATAGATGATGTTCAGGAGATCCTTAGAGTTACCAAGATAGCGCCAAGGGCTGTGCATCTATACGTTGGTCCATCCAGTGAGTATTACCAGGTAGTTAATGGGGCTATTAGGTTAATTAATGAGGGTAAGACAATGGGCGAAACAATAAGGGCCATTGTTAGTAACCCGGAGTATAGGCGTATGGCCGATAGGGTGGCTAACCTGGTTTCTAAGGTTATCGATGGTACAATACCAAGGAAAATAGTCAGTAGAGATATGGAACTAAGGGTTTTCAGGGAATTAAGTGGTTACATAAAGTCCAGGATAAACACAGATGTTGTGGTCCAAGACGCAACAAATCCGACGTATGATCCAAGCAATAAGGCCAGGAGTTCACTACCCGGAAGGCCAGCCATATACGTAGAGGCCGTGAAATGA
- the cutA gene encoding glyceraldehyde dehydrogenase subunit alpha — protein sequence MSHYVGTRVKRIEDPKFITGSARYVDDIAYPGTLYMAILRSTVPHAKLLKIDYEDALKIPGVVGVITGLNIEVENRPRNFPMAKDEILYVGQPIAAVIAEDRYKAYDALDYIQVDYEPLPAVVDPEEAAKDKVKAVEDTSNIGYRWTYKAGNPEEELAKSDVVIETKLEIGRVYPAAMEPRGLLSVYQEGRLTVYASTQAPHYMRKFLLDAFENYVSDIRVVQADTGGAFGSKMFPYPEDYIVTYASIIHRRPVKWVATRREDLLSTYHSRAQIHKIRAGFTKNGEWRALIDDLIIDLGTATHGYYLADITATLISGPYKVRDILVEVYGVRTNKTPLDQYRGAGRPEAAFVYERIMDMAADELKMDPIEIRRRNLVTELPYTNPFGHKYDSGNYLHLLSVAESYYRDFERRAEELRRQGKRVGVGLSFYIEQNNFGPWESASVRVKSNGKILVIIGAAPHGQGDATAIAQIVADELGIDIGQIEVSWGDTELIGEGFGTFGSRTLTLAGNAALLATRKLKDKLKRVGAALMNVNYEGVIYENGYVKDAKTGRSMSIKDIATALTANPGSTWLYEVEPSLEDSAYFGLNDYTYPYGSHVALVEVSEEGLIKVLDYVAIDDIGLVVNPMLAEGQVIGGVIQGFGEVVLEGVKYDDDGNPLTQTFGEYWIPTIMEAFNTKWYYLEEGKSNAPLPAKGIAEGPLIGVLPALTRAIERAVNRRIAKIPIDPSLLIK from the coding sequence ATGTCTCATTATGTCGGTACGCGCGTTAAGAGGATTGAAGATCCTAAGTTCATAACGGGTAGCGCAAGGTATGTCGATGATATAGCGTACCCAGGGACTCTTTACATGGCAATACTAAGGAGCACAGTCCCGCATGCAAAGTTGCTTAAGATAGACTATGAAGATGCATTGAAGATTCCTGGCGTTGTTGGCGTCATAACTGGGTTGAACATTGAGGTTGAGAATAGACCTAGGAATTTTCCCATGGCTAAGGACGAAATCCTATACGTGGGTCAACCAATAGCTGCAGTCATTGCTGAGGATAGGTACAAGGCCTATGATGCCCTCGATTACATACAGGTTGATTACGAGCCATTACCCGCCGTCGTTGACCCGGAGGAGGCTGCCAAGGATAAGGTAAAGGCTGTGGAAGACACAAGCAATATTGGCTATAGGTGGACATACAAGGCTGGAAACCCGGAGGAGGAGTTGGCGAAAAGTGATGTCGTTATCGAGACCAAACTCGAAATCGGTAGAGTTTACCCAGCTGCAATGGAGCCAAGGGGATTGCTGTCAGTGTACCAGGAGGGAAGGCTGACGGTTTACGCCTCAACCCAGGCACCCCATTACATGCGTAAGTTCCTTCTTGATGCATTCGAGAACTATGTTAGTGACATAAGGGTTGTCCAGGCGGATACAGGCGGTGCCTTTGGCTCAAAGATGTTCCCGTACCCTGAGGACTACATAGTAACCTACGCAAGCATTATCCACAGAAGACCGGTTAAATGGGTTGCCACCAGACGTGAGGATTTGTTAAGTACGTACCACAGTAGGGCCCAGATTCATAAGATTAGGGCTGGGTTTACGAAAAATGGCGAGTGGAGGGCGCTGATCGATGATTTAATAATAGACCTCGGCACCGCGACCCACGGTTATTACCTGGCAGATATAACCGCCACATTAATAAGCGGACCATATAAGGTTAGGGACATCCTAGTCGAGGTTTATGGTGTTAGGACAAACAAGACACCACTTGACCAGTACAGAGGCGCGGGTAGGCCTGAGGCTGCCTTTGTGTATGAAAGGATCATGGATATGGCAGCGGACGAACTTAAAATGGACCCAATAGAGATTAGGAGGAGGAACTTGGTGACAGAATTACCGTACACGAACCCCTTCGGCCATAAGTACGATAGCGGTAATTACCTGCACTTACTAAGTGTTGCCGAGAGTTATTACAGGGACTTTGAGAGAAGGGCTGAGGAATTGAGGAGACAAGGTAAGAGGGTTGGTGTTGGTTTATCATTTTATATTGAACAAAATAATTTTGGACCGTGGGAGTCGGCCTCCGTTAGGGTTAAGTCTAATGGTAAAATCCTCGTTATAATAGGCGCAGCGCCCCATGGGCAGGGTGACGCAACGGCAATAGCGCAGATAGTGGCTGATGAATTAGGTATTGACATAGGCCAGATTGAGGTTTCCTGGGGCGACACCGAGTTAATCGGCGAGGGCTTTGGCACGTTTGGTAGTAGAACGCTTACACTGGCGGGTAATGCTGCATTACTCGCCACTAGGAAGCTTAAGGATAAGTTGAAAAGAGTCGGCGCGGCATTGATGAACGTTAATTACGAGGGTGTGATTTACGAGAACGGTTATGTTAAGGATGCTAAGACTGGAAGGTCAATGAGTATTAAGGATATTGCCACTGCATTAACAGCAAATCCTGGCAGTACGTGGCTCTACGAAGTTGAACCATCACTGGAGGACTCGGCATACTTTGGCCTGAATGATTATACGTATCCCTATGGCTCGCACGTGGCCTTAGTCGAGGTTTCTGAAGAGGGATTGATCAAGGTCCTTGATTATGTTGCGATTGACGACATCGGTTTAGTGGTTAATCCAATGCTTGCCGAGGGCCAGGTAATCGGTGGTGTTATTCAGGGTTTTGGTGAGGTTGTCCTTGAGGGTGTTAAGTATGATGATGATGGTAATCCATTAACGCAGACCTTTGGTGAGTATTGGATACCAACGATAATGGAAGCCTTCAATACTAAATGGTATTATCTTGAGGAGGGTAAATCCAACGCGCCATTGCCTGCCAAGGGAATTGCTGAGGGGCCATTAATTGGTGTGTTACCGGCATTAACGAGGGCCATAGAGAGGGCCGTAAACAGGAGAATTGCAAAAATACCCATTGACCCATCATTATTAATAAAGTAA
- the cutB gene encoding glyceraldehyde dehydrogenase subunit beta: protein MYPPKFGYIRVASLDEAVKVLEVDENAKVLAGGQSLMPMLKLRLVRPSYLVDINRVPNLSYINIENDKIRIGPLIRHHQVEVNRDLWKIYPALPETAVQIGDPQIRNLGTVAGSLAHADPAADWPATLIALRASVKVLGPSGIREVPVDDFITGPFTTTLGKGEIISEVVIPRFGGNIRSSYVKLERKAGDFAVVGVAVMLRLDPNGSVEDASIGITAAGPRPFRASEAEKALIGRKLTDDVIEDAAERAMKESSPVGDIRGSAEYKKTMVKVITKKAIRNALSR, encoded by the coding sequence GTGTATCCTCCCAAGTTCGGTTACATAAGGGTTGCCTCATTGGATGAGGCGGTGAAGGTACTTGAGGTTGATGAGAATGCCAAAGTACTAGCTGGAGGACAGAGCCTAATGCCAATGTTAAAGCTTAGGTTAGTTAGGCCGTCATACTTGGTTGACATTAATAGGGTGCCCAATCTATCATACATAAACATTGAGAACGATAAAATACGCATTGGTCCGTTGATTAGGCATCACCAAGTTGAGGTTAATAGGGATCTTTGGAAGATATACCCAGCATTGCCTGAGACTGCAGTGCAGATCGGTGATCCCCAAATTAGGAATCTCGGAACTGTGGCAGGTTCCTTAGCCCACGCAGACCCAGCTGCTGACTGGCCAGCAACACTAATTGCACTTAGGGCCTCCGTTAAGGTCCTCGGTCCATCAGGAATTAGGGAGGTGCCTGTTGATGACTTCATAACCGGCCCATTCACTACCACATTAGGTAAGGGTGAGATTATTAGTGAGGTTGTGATACCCAGGTTTGGCGGTAATATTAGGTCCTCATACGTGAAGCTTGAACGTAAGGCAGGCGACTTCGCAGTGGTTGGCGTAGCTGTGATGCTTAGGCTTGATCCCAATGGCTCCGTGGAGGATGCGAGCATTGGCATTACAGCCGCTGGGCCCAGGCCATTTAGGGCCAGTGAGGCTGAGAAGGCCTTGATTGGGCGTAAATTGACGGATGACGTTATTGAGGATGCGGCTGAGAGGGCCATGAAGGAATCAAGCCCAGTAGGTGACATCAGGGGCTCGGCTGAATATAAAAAAACAATGGTTAAGGTGATTACTAAGAAGGCCATTAGAAATGCTTTATCGAGGTGA
- the cutC gene encoding glyceraldehyde dehydrogenase subunit gamma: MAAALKVGPEEKVRIRIKVNGVWYEREVEPRKLLVHFLREDLGFTSVHVGCDTGHCGACTVIMNGVSVKSCQVLAVQADGAEILTLEGLAKDGKLHPIQEAYWEKHALQCGYCTPGFIMETYYLLSENPNPTEEEIRRGLSGNLCRCTGYQNIIEAVKLAIQKLKELKATQ, translated from the coding sequence ATGGCAGCGGCACTCAAGGTAGGGCCGGAGGAGAAGGTTAGGATTAGGATCAAGGTCAACGGTGTTTGGTATGAGAGGGAGGTGGAACCGAGGAAACTACTCGTTCACTTCCTCAGGGAGGACCTCGGATTCACCAGCGTGCATGTCGGCTGTGACACTGGGCATTGCGGCGCATGCACTGTCATAATGAATGGAGTCAGTGTCAAGTCCTGCCAGGTACTTGCGGTCCAGGCGGATGGCGCGGAGATACTGACGCTAGAGGGCTTGGCTAAGGACGGCAAGCTACACCCAATACAGGAAGCTTATTGGGAAAAGCATGCGTTGCAGTGTGGTTACTGTACTCCTGGCTTCATAATGGAAACATATTACCTGCTGAGCGAGAATCCGAACCCAACTGAGGAGGAGATTAGGAGGGGCTTGTCGGGAAACCTGTGCAGGTGTACCGGTTATCAGAACATAATCGAGGCCGTTAAGTTAGCTATCCAGAAATTGAAGGAATTAAAGGCTACACAATAA